In the Helianthus annuus cultivar XRQ/B chromosome 11, HanXRQr2.0-SUNRISE, whole genome shotgun sequence genome, one interval contains:
- the LOC110889906 gene encoding tRNA (guanine(37)-N1)-methyltransferase 1 isoform X2, with amino-acid sequence MFILRPSPSLSIPLSPLLKPCTVVSTRRISVASIRRIAAAPVAASISITLDETLPYGPSLSKGHNPSTNPNSSQSQQDDQNSFNENHFTRIFNISAIRVNADRCYALESQLRGHLLNWPRIRNIARVSGDEIDAELQKYFNSSDDEIEPLDSLNRRIYGKAEGDGERLSPVLYREKLVKTFNSRGYEKFRNLARLSRPKRKSKAKTETEEGRDGKRNECYLVEEVVDEESGDEKEDLSGLIGDSVCRLGKWKGSTRLLLLDERYAYKSFDELPEAIKACLKGSVFELVRCKLTLFYGYWQMNEVLEALLPEHMIVPSSFETVGHIIHLNLRDEHLPYKNLIAKVVLDKNKPKIQTVVNKIDAIDNEFRTMQLEVLAGNHSLVTRVVENGLHFHVDLASVYWSSKLATERQRLLTCFTRSDVVCDVFAGVGPLAVFAAKKVKYVYANDLNPHAVDYMQRNCVLNKLERKIEKMMVTTSFLLEYLTNHYTRHQI; translated from the exons ATGTTTATTCTCCGGCCATCGCCCTCTCTCTCCATTCCTCTATCTCCACTCCTCAAACCCTGCACCGTCGTCTCCACCCGCCGCATCTCCGTCGCCTCCATTCGCCGCATCGCCGCCGCTCCCGTCGCCGCCTCTATCTCTATAACCCTAGACGAAACCCTACCGTACGGACCTTCACTATCCAAAGGCCACAATCCATCAACCAACCCTAACTCATCACAATCACAACAAGATGATCAAAACTCATTCAACGAAAACCACTTCACTCGCATATTCAACATTTCTGCAATTAGAGTCAACGCCGATCGCTGTTACGCTCTAGAAAGTCAACTCCGAGGTCACCTATTAAACTGGCCTCGAATTCGGAACATTGCTAGGGTTTCCGGAGACGAAATTGATGCAGAACTGCAGAAGTATTTCAATTCGAGTGACGATGAAATCGAACCGTTGGACTCGTTGAACCGGAGGATTTACGGAAAGGCGGAAGGAGACGGGGAGAGGTTGAGTCCGGTTTTGTATAGAGAGAAGCTTGTGAAAACGTTTAATTCGAGAGGTTATGAGAAGTTTAGGAATTTGGCGAGGTTGTCGAGGCCGAAGAGGAAGTCGAAAGCGAAAACCGAGACGGAAGAGGGTAGAGATGGGAAAAGGAATGAGTGTTATTTGGTAGAAGAGGTTGTGGATGAAGAGAGTGGGGATGAGAAAGAGGATTTGAGCGGGTTGATTGGAGACAGTGTGTGTAGATTAGGGAAGTGGAAAGGATCGACGAGATTGTTGTTGTTGGATGAGAGATATGCGTATAAGTCGTTTGATGAATTGCCTGAGGCTATTAAG GCTTGCTTAAAGGGATCAGTATTTGAACTTGTGAGATGCAAGCTGACATTGTTTTACGGTTACTGGCAGATGAATGAG GTTTTAGAGGCTTTGCTTCCAGAGCATATGATTGTCCCTTCTTCCTTTGAGACCGTTGGGCATATCATTCACTTGAACTTGAGGGATGAACATCTTCCATATAAGAATCTTATAGCTAAG GTTGTTTTGGACAAAAACAAGCCAAAGATACAAACAGTTGTGAATAAGATTGATGCCATCGATAATGAATTTAGAACGATGCAGCTTGAAGTTTTGGCTGGAAATCATTCTCTTGTGACAAGAGTAGTAGAGAATGGACTTCATTTTCATGTTGATTTGGCTTCAGT GTATTGGAGCTCAAAGCTGGCAACCGAGAGGCAAAGGCTTCTAACTTGCTTTACACGGAGTGATGTTGTCT GTGATGTATTTGCTGGGGTTGGTCCTTTAGCTGTATTTGCAGCAAAAAAAGTTAAATATGTTTACGCAAATGATTTGAATCCTCACGCAGTTGACTATATGCAAAGAAATTGTGTGCTCAACAAACTTGAAAGAAAGATTGAG AAGATGATGGTTACTACATCATTTCTATTGGAATATTTAACCAACCATTATACACGTCATCAAATTTAA
- the LOC110889906 gene encoding tRNA (guanine(37)-N1)-methyltransferase 1 isoform X1 — MFILRPSPSLSIPLSPLLKPCTVVSTRRISVASIRRIAAAPVAASISITLDETLPYGPSLSKGHNPSTNPNSSQSQQDDQNSFNENHFTRIFNISAIRVNADRCYALESQLRGHLLNWPRIRNIARVSGDEIDAELQKYFNSSDDEIEPLDSLNRRIYGKAEGDGERLSPVLYREKLVKTFNSRGYEKFRNLARLSRPKRKSKAKTETEEGRDGKRNECYLVEEVVDEESGDEKEDLSGLIGDSVCRLGKWKGSTRLLLLDERYAYKSFDELPEAIKACLKGSVFELVRCKLTLFYGYWQMNEVLEALLPEHMIVPSSFETVGHIIHLNLRDEHLPYKNLIAKVVLDKNKPKIQTVVNKIDAIDNEFRTMQLEVLAGNHSLVTRVVENGLHFHVDLASVYWSSKLATERQRLLTCFTRSDVVCDVFAGVGPLAVFAAKKVKYVYANDLNPHAVDYMQRNCVLNKLERKIEVFNMDGRRFIDAIFKSQSSRPITQVVMNLPKDAAEYLDAFKGIFRDVERSKGLTLPMIHVYGFSKAEDPEFDFHERIRIALSEVAFEVKMHKVRLVAPGKWMLCASFVLPERVALANPISEL; from the exons ATGTTTATTCTCCGGCCATCGCCCTCTCTCTCCATTCCTCTATCTCCACTCCTCAAACCCTGCACCGTCGTCTCCACCCGCCGCATCTCCGTCGCCTCCATTCGCCGCATCGCCGCCGCTCCCGTCGCCGCCTCTATCTCTATAACCCTAGACGAAACCCTACCGTACGGACCTTCACTATCCAAAGGCCACAATCCATCAACCAACCCTAACTCATCACAATCACAACAAGATGATCAAAACTCATTCAACGAAAACCACTTCACTCGCATATTCAACATTTCTGCAATTAGAGTCAACGCCGATCGCTGTTACGCTCTAGAAAGTCAACTCCGAGGTCACCTATTAAACTGGCCTCGAATTCGGAACATTGCTAGGGTTTCCGGAGACGAAATTGATGCAGAACTGCAGAAGTATTTCAATTCGAGTGACGATGAAATCGAACCGTTGGACTCGTTGAACCGGAGGATTTACGGAAAGGCGGAAGGAGACGGGGAGAGGTTGAGTCCGGTTTTGTATAGAGAGAAGCTTGTGAAAACGTTTAATTCGAGAGGTTATGAGAAGTTTAGGAATTTGGCGAGGTTGTCGAGGCCGAAGAGGAAGTCGAAAGCGAAAACCGAGACGGAAGAGGGTAGAGATGGGAAAAGGAATGAGTGTTATTTGGTAGAAGAGGTTGTGGATGAAGAGAGTGGGGATGAGAAAGAGGATTTGAGCGGGTTGATTGGAGACAGTGTGTGTAGATTAGGGAAGTGGAAAGGATCGACGAGATTGTTGTTGTTGGATGAGAGATATGCGTATAAGTCGTTTGATGAATTGCCTGAGGCTATTAAG GCTTGCTTAAAGGGATCAGTATTTGAACTTGTGAGATGCAAGCTGACATTGTTTTACGGTTACTGGCAGATGAATGAG GTTTTAGAGGCTTTGCTTCCAGAGCATATGATTGTCCCTTCTTCCTTTGAGACCGTTGGGCATATCATTCACTTGAACTTGAGGGATGAACATCTTCCATATAAGAATCTTATAGCTAAG GTTGTTTTGGACAAAAACAAGCCAAAGATACAAACAGTTGTGAATAAGATTGATGCCATCGATAATGAATTTAGAACGATGCAGCTTGAAGTTTTGGCTGGAAATCATTCTCTTGTGACAAGAGTAGTAGAGAATGGACTTCATTTTCATGTTGATTTGGCTTCAGT GTATTGGAGCTCAAAGCTGGCAACCGAGAGGCAAAGGCTTCTAACTTGCTTTACACGGAGTGATGTTGTCT GTGATGTATTTGCTGGGGTTGGTCCTTTAGCTGTATTTGCAGCAAAAAAAGTTAAATATGTTTACGCAAATGATTTGAATCCTCACGCAGTTGACTATATGCAAAGAAATTGTGTGCTCAACAAACTTGAAAGAAAGATTGAG GTTTTTAACATGGATGGAAGAAGATTTATTGATGCCATCTTTAAGAGTCAAAGCTCTCGGCCCATCACACAAGTGGTCATGAATTTGCCCAAAGATGCGGCTGAGTATCTTG ATGCATTTAAGGGAATATTTAGAGATGTGGAAAGGAGTAAAGGGTTGACCTTGCCAATGATTCACGTCTATGGATTCTCAAAAGCGGAAGATCCGGAGTTTGATTTCCATGAG CGGATAAGAATTGCATTATCGGAGGTGGCGTTTGAAGTGAAAATGCATAAAGTACGTCTTGTCGCCCCTGGAAAATGGATGCTGTGTGCATCATTTGTTCTTCCTGAAAGAGTGGCGCTTGCCAATCCAATTTCAGAACTGTAA